The Candidatus Margulisiibacteriota bacterium genome has a segment encoding these proteins:
- the dprA gene encoding DNA-processing protein DprA, producing MLRYWVGLNMVEGLGPIKLRQRLERGDSPQSLCAEFNAPLDLADRQIETAQKNNIRIIQLVDHDYPEILKQIHDPPPILYLRGDLVKMETAVAIVGTRKATAYGLECARRLAAGLASCGLTIVSGLAMGIDTAAHEGALSAGGRTIAVLGGGVDAPTPYCNARLAIEISKSGGVISEYPLGQKPQTWSFPRRNRIVSGLCRAVIVVEGGEKSGALITARMALEQGREVMAVPGRIDSELSRGPHSLIKDGAKLVETVNDVLVELNLEPQNNERECRPAAACQLTLEEERIFARLSREPKHLDVIAAELALPGYQLSTLLLSLEIKRAVKQLPGQYYIMI from the coding sequence ATGCTGCGTTACTGGGTGGGGTTGAATATGGTGGAGGGGTTGGGGCCGATCAAACTGCGTCAGCGTTTGGAGCGAGGGGATTCGCCCCAATCTCTTTGCGCCGAATTCAATGCTCCCCTTGACCTTGCCGACCGGCAGATAGAGACCGCGCAAAAGAACAATATCCGCATTATCCAGCTGGTCGACCACGATTATCCGGAAATACTAAAGCAGATCCACGACCCGCCGCCGATCCTCTATCTTCGAGGCGATTTAGTGAAAATGGAGACGGCCGTGGCGATCGTTGGAACAAGAAAGGCGACAGCGTATGGGTTGGAGTGCGCCAGGCGACTGGCCGCGGGCCTGGCCAGCTGCGGGTTGACGATAGTGTCCGGTCTGGCGATGGGGATAGATACTGCCGCTCATGAAGGGGCGTTGTCGGCCGGCGGACGGACGATCGCGGTTCTGGGCGGTGGGGTGGATGCTCCAACCCCGTATTGTAATGCCAGGCTGGCGATCGAGATAAGTAAGAGCGGCGGGGTCATATCCGAATATCCGCTTGGTCAAAAACCGCAGACCTGGAGCTTCCCGCGGCGCAATCGGATAGTTTCCGGTCTTTGTCGGGCGGTGATCGTGGTCGAAGGGGGAGAAAAGAGCGGCGCGCTGATCACTGCCCGGATGGCGCTGGAGCAGGGGCGGGAGGTCATGGCGGTGCCGGGAAGGATCGATTCCGAATTAAGCCGCGGGCCTCATTCACTGATCAAAGACGGGGCTAAGCTGGTTGAAACGGTTAACGATGTCCTGGTTGAACTTAACCTGGAACCCCAAAACAATGAGCGGGAGTGCCGGCCGGCAGCCGCCTGCCAATTAACCCTGGAAGAGGAACGGATCTTTGCCCGCTTAAGCCGGGAGCCAAAACATTTGGACGTCATTGCCGCTGAATTAGCTTTACCCGGATACCAGCTTTCAACCCTGCTTCTTTCTTTAGAGATCAAGCGGGCGGTAAAACAACTCCCGGGCCAATATTACATTATGATATAA
- the nusB gene encoding transcription antitermination factor NusB → MGKRTTSRRLAMQAIYQAEISNNSIEEALKNLFESEKFIDETIGFSEKLAKQAWADREWSDQIIAKFSVDWPLDRIGKVDRSILRLSFSELKAAETPPSVVVNEAVELAKKYSSEEAAKFINGILGAYLRLP, encoded by the coding sequence ATGGGAAAACGAACAACCTCCCGCCGGTTGGCGATGCAGGCCATTTACCAGGCGGAAATATCCAATAATTCGATCGAAGAAGCGCTAAAGAACCTCTTTGAGTCGGAAAAATTCATTGATGAAACAATTGGCTTTTCCGAAAAACTGGCCAAACAGGCCTGGGCCGACCGGGAGTGGAGCGACCAGATAATCGCCAAATTTTCGGTCGACTGGCCTCTGGATAGAATAGGCAAGGTTGACCGGAGCATTCTCCGCCTGTCCTTTAGCGAGCTTAAAGCCGCAGAAACACCCCCTTCGGTCGTAGTTAACGAAGCGGTCGAACTGGCCAAAAAGTACAGTTCCGAAGAGGCGGCTAAGTTTATCAACGGGATACTTGGCGCGTATCTCCGCTTGCCTTAA
- a CDS encoding segregation/condensation protein A — protein sequence MTEGALLNRETAYQIKLEVFEGPFDLLLKAIDDGKLEAAVVSISDIISSYFEYWKNFKPGLIAASDFLYMAAYLIDLKTRGLLPVRQVEGEAENDLKIEASLISHIHEYAAYKQIALNLRQRKEVFDKIYSRHEGEKVDKEIKLVDVSLRDLVVAFKKVYDEAVERENVLHIKAEEITLEERIVEIREILTRTPAGVPFEELFIRKTRLEVVVTFLAILELAKQGNLDLKQDRRFATIMISLGTAGGGGERDGNS from the coding sequence ATGACGGAAGGAGCACTGCTTAACCGGGAGACTGCTTACCAGATCAAGCTTGAAGTATTTGAGGGGCCGTTCGACCTGCTGTTAAAAGCGATCGATGACGGCAAGCTTGAGGCCGCGGTCGTTTCGATCTCCGACATTATCTCTTCTTATTTTGAATACTGGAAAAACTTTAAACCGGGTTTGATCGCCGCCTCCGACTTTCTTTACATGGCGGCTTACCTGATCGACTTGAAGACCCGAGGGCTTTTGCCGGTCCGGCAGGTCGAAGGTGAAGCGGAAAACGACCTGAAGATCGAGGCGTCGCTGATCTCCCATATCCATGAATATGCCGCCTATAAGCAGATCGCCTTGAATTTGCGCCAGCGTAAAGAGGTTTTTGACAAGATCTATTCCCGCCACGAGGGGGAGAAGGTCGACAAAGAGATCAAGCTGGTCGATGTTTCTTTGCGCGACCTGGTCGTCGCTTTTAAGAAGGTTTATGACGAAGCGGTCGAACGGGAAAACGTTCTGCACATTAAAGCGGAAGAGATCACTCTGGAAGAGCGGATAGTGGAGATCAGGGAGATCTTGACCCGGACACCGGCCGGGGTCCCTTTTGAAGAGCTGTTTATCCGGAAGACCAGACTGGAAGTAGTGGTCACTTTCCTGGCGATCCTGGAGCTGGCCAAGCAGGGAAATCTTGACTTGAAACAGGACCGCCGGTTCGCGACGATCATGATCAGCCTCGGCACCGCCGGGGGAGGGGGAGAGAGAGATGGAAACAGCTGA
- a CDS encoding divalent metal cation transporter encodes MLRYWWIRGIIFLSVIGPGIITGTADNDAGGVATYSIVGAHFGYRMLWILILITIMLYVTQEMGMRLGVVTGKGLADLIREKLGLKSALILISLVFLANFSNVLADVAGIASVADIYGLPRYIFVPIFSVLIYYIIVKGSFNLVQNIFLTSCILFFGYIINGFLARPDIPAMVRGSFVPYLPLNREYIFTATALIGTTLTVWGQFFVQSYFVDKGVTKKHLKNARLDVIFGAIWTDLVAYFIIISCAATLYVKGVRIESAIDAARALGPLLGDFAKHLFAWGLLNASILGVCVISMGTAYAITEVLGTERKVNSSYRDAPLFYLIIGFCIFVCTFLVLLPQLPIMFILVASQALNTIILPIIFVVILRLINDKKMMGNHVNSSLFNAIAWLTIVCFTVISLIMLYLTFF; translated from the coding sequence ATGCTGCGCTACTGGTGGATCAGGGGAATCATTTTTTTATCGGTAATCGGTCCGGGGATCATAACCGGGACCGCCGATAATGATGCCGGTGGGGTCGCGACGTATTCGATAGTTGGGGCTCATTTCGGCTACCGGATGCTTTGGATCCTGATCTTAATTACCATCATGCTTTACGTCACCCAGGAGATGGGTATGCGGCTTGGGGTGGTGACCGGCAAAGGGTTGGCCGATCTGATCAGAGAAAAGCTTGGTTTAAAGAGCGCTTTGATCCTGATCAGCCTGGTCTTTCTGGCTAATTTTTCCAACGTTTTAGCTGATGTGGCCGGGATCGCCTCGGTTGCCGACATCTATGGTCTGCCCCGCTATATTTTTGTGCCGATCTTTAGTGTGCTGATATATTATATTATCGTTAAAGGGAGCTTTAACCTGGTCCAGAATATATTTCTGACCTCATGTATCTTGTTTTTTGGCTACATAATCAATGGATTCCTTGCCAGGCCGGACATTCCGGCAATGGTCCGGGGGAGCTTTGTCCCATATTTGCCGCTAAACCGGGAATATATTTTTACCGCGACCGCTTTGATCGGGACCACTCTGACCGTTTGGGGGCAGTTTTTTGTCCAGTCGTATTTTGTCGATAAAGGGGTAACCAAGAAACATCTGAAAAACGCCCGGCTGGATGTGATCTTTGGAGCAATATGGACCGATCTGGTCGCTTATTTTATCATTATTTCCTGTGCCGCGACCCTTTATGTCAAAGGGGTAAGGATCGAAAGCGCTATTGACGCCGCCCGGGCCCTTGGGCCGCTGCTTGGAGATTTTGCCAAACATCTTTTTGCCTGGGGGCTGCTCAACGCTTCGATCCTCGGAGTTTGCGTTATTTCCATGGGGACCGCCTACGCGATAACCGAGGTCTTAGGAACAGAGCGGAAAGTAAACTCTTCTTACCGGGATGCTCCGCTTTTTTATCTGATCATTGGCTTTTGCATTTTTGTCTGTACTTTTCTGGTCCTTCTGCCGCAATTGCCGATCATGTTCATCCTGGTTGCTTCTCAGGCGTTGAATACAATTATTTTGCCGATCATTTTTGTGGTCATATTACGGCTTATTAACGATAAAAAAATGATGGGGAATCATGTCAACAGCAGCTTGTTCAACGCCATCGCCTGGTTGACGATCGTCTGCTTTACTGTTATTTCCCTGATCATGCTTTATTTGACCTTCTTTTAA
- a CDS encoding riboflavin synthase produces the protein MFTGIIEQIGSVASLVRQGSAAKLVIYSRKYFEGTKVGESLAVNGVCLTITHIRRDYVEFDLSSETLKKSTIGELRVSDKVNLEKALLVTARLGGHIVTGHIDGVGEVRETVRSGDAIELYLAVPSDLMNYFVAKGSIAINGVSLTVAGFRQGLLRVSIIPLTLKQTTLGSLTAGDKVNIEADIFSKYIEHHLRREEGVDMLDDPMMRVGFLPMGWIEN, from the coding sequence ATGTTTACAGGAATAATTGAGCAAATAGGCAGCGTTGCCTCTCTTGTCCGACAAGGGAGTGCGGCCAAGCTGGTCATTTATAGCAGGAAGTATTTTGAAGGGACCAAGGTCGGAGAAAGCCTTGCCGTGAACGGGGTTTGCTTGACCATTACTCACATCCGCCGCGACTACGTTGAGTTTGATCTTTCCTCGGAAACGCTTAAAAAATCCACTATCGGCGAGCTTAGAGTTAGCGATAAAGTTAATTTGGAGAAAGCCCTTTTGGTTACCGCCCGGCTTGGCGGGCACATTGTTACCGGCCATATCGACGGTGTCGGCGAGGTCCGCGAAACTGTCCGCTCCGGTGACGCGATTGAGCTTTATCTTGCCGTGCCGAGCGACCTGATGAATTATTTTGTGGCCAAAGGTTCGATCGCGATCAATGGTGTCAGCCTGACCGTTGCCGGTTTTCGGCAGGGGTTGCTGCGTGTTTCGATCATTCCGCTTACTCTGAAGCAGACCACTTTGGGGTCCCTGACCGCCGGAGACAAGGTCAACATTGAAGCCGACATCTTTTCCAAATATATTGAACACCATCTCCGGCGTGAAGAAGGCGTCGACATGCTCGACGACCCGATGATGCGGGTTGGATTTTTACCGATGGGCTGGATCGAGAACTGA
- a CDS encoding CBS domain-containing protein — protein MVLFSEMFASELIGIPVVDRVQENIGKVKDIIIALGESFPKVAGLLIITIEGAEKVLLIGEIDLIGRRFVSTRSPREQVALATRREGEVMLMRDIVDKQIVDLEGARVIRVNDLKLAKMNQDVRLIAADVGTLGMLRRLGLEGAVNWVTSVFHRRIQESLIGWDHVQWLTGGKIAIPSKTISDLHPADVAQIISQLHVDEKTAIFSSLADKTAAEALHELEPMLGAIIVSNIDTKKALGVLEKMPVDEAADIIGDLAQEKAEELLRLMRVGKAGKIRELLKHHDQTAGGLMTTEFITFPQDMTVEATIAKLREIAPGAETIYYLYVVDDQHHLAGILSLRNLIVSPPDRLISDIMITDFVTLTPEMKEKETAEIFSKYNLLAVPVVDEEKKILGIVTIDDVVDYILPPVARRKRQRIG, from the coding sequence ATGGTTTTATTTTCTGAAATGTTCGCTTCAGAGCTAATCGGCATTCCTGTGGTTGATCGCGTGCAGGAAAACATCGGCAAAGTCAAAGATATTATCATTGCTTTGGGAGAATCCTTTCCCAAAGTTGCCGGCCTTTTGATCATAACCATAGAAGGGGCCGAAAAAGTCCTGTTGATCGGCGAGATCGACCTGATCGGCCGGCGGTTTGTTTCTACCCGCAGTCCCAGGGAGCAGGTTGCGCTGGCGACGCGCCGCGAAGGCGAAGTTATGCTGATGCGGGATATTGTCGACAAACAGATAGTTGACCTGGAAGGGGCGAGGGTTATTCGGGTCAACGACCTGAAGCTGGCCAAGATGAACCAGGATGTCCGGCTGATCGCGGCCGATGTTGGGACGCTGGGGATGCTGCGGCGTTTGGGGTTGGAGGGGGCGGTCAACTGGGTCACTTCGGTCTTTCACCGCCGGATCCAGGAGAGCCTGATCGGTTGGGACCATGTCCAGTGGCTTACTGGAGGCAAGATCGCCATTCCGAGCAAAACTATTTCTGACCTCCACCCGGCCGATGTTGCCCAGATCATTTCCCAGCTCCACGTTGATGAGAAGACAGCGATCTTTTCTTCCCTCGCCGATAAGACCGCGGCCGAAGCCCTGCACGAGCTGGAGCCGATGCTAGGGGCGATCATTGTTTCCAACATTGACACCAAAAAGGCGCTGGGAGTTTTGGAGAAGATGCCGGTCGACGAAGCGGCCGATATTATCGGCGACCTCGCGCAGGAAAAGGCCGAAGAGCTCCTTCGGCTGATGCGGGTCGGTAAAGCGGGGAAGATCCGCGAGCTGCTAAAGCATCACGACCAGACCGCGGGGGGGCTCATGACCACCGAATTTATCACTTTTCCCCAGGATATGACGGTAGAAGCGACGATCGCCAAACTGCGGGAGATCGCCCCGGGGGCGGAGACTATTTATTATTTATACGTGGTCGATGATCAACATCATTTGGCCGGGATTCTGAGCTTGAGAAATTTGATCGTTTCACCGCCGGACCGGCTGATCTCCGACATCATGATCACCGATTTTGTGACTTTGACACCGGAGATGAAAGAAAAAGAGACCGCCGAGATCTTTTCCAAATACAATTTGCTGGCGGTGCCGGTGGTTGATGAGGAAAAGAAGATCCTCGGGATCGTAACGATCGACGACGTGGTTGATTACATTTTACCGCCTGTTGCCCGCCGCAAAAGGCAAAGGATAGGTTAA
- the accC gene encoding acetyl-CoA carboxylase biotin carboxylase subunit, translated as MFKKILIANRGEIAVRIIRAAKEMGIKTVAVYSEADKDSLHVKIADESFCIGPAAPTQSYLNIPSIISVAEVSGAEAIHPGYGFLAENSKFAEICAANKVVFIGPDPEAMDKMGDKATARKTMAKANVPIVPGSDGTISDEGEAQRVAEKIGFPIAIKATAGGGGRGLRICLDPKDFLHLMRTAKSEAGAAFGNPEVYLERFIEEPRHIEVQILADRHGNVVYLGERDCSIQRRHQKLVEESLSPVVDDRTRKKLGEASVRAAKAVKYHSAGTIEYLFDKNGNFYFMEMNTRVQVEHPVTEMITNVDIIKEQIMIADGDRLRFRQGDVKYQGHAIECRINAEDHTRNFMPSPGEIRAYHAPGGPGIRVDSHVYSGYYIQPHYDSLVAKLIAWGKTRTEAIQRMERALDEYVIVGIHTTIPFHLKVLRNEAFKRGEATTKFIEEHFGS; from the coding sequence ATGTTCAAAAAAATACTGATCGCTAATCGCGGAGAGATCGCCGTCAGGATTATCCGGGCGGCCAAAGAGATGGGGATCAAGACAGTGGCCGTCTACTCCGAAGCGGACAAAGACTCGCTGCACGTCAAGATCGCTGACGAATCGTTCTGTATCGGGCCGGCCGCCCCGACCCAAAGCTATCTGAACATCCCCAGCATCATCAGTGTCGCCGAAGTTTCCGGCGCGGAAGCGATCCACCCCGGTTATGGTTTCCTGGCGGAAAATTCAAAATTTGCGGAGATCTGCGCCGCCAATAAGGTCGTTTTTATCGGTCCCGATCCCGAAGCGATGGACAAAATGGGGGATAAGGCGACCGCCCGAAAGACCATGGCCAAGGCCAACGTTCCGATCGTCCCCGGTTCCGACGGGACGATTTCCGACGAAGGGGAGGCGCAGAGAGTCGCCGAAAAGATCGGATTTCCGATCGCTATCAAGGCGACCGCCGGCGGCGGCGGCCGGGGATTACGCATTTGCCTTGACCCCAAGGATTTTCTCCACCTGATGCGGACCGCCAAGAGCGAAGCGGGGGCTGCGTTCGGCAACCCGGAAGTCTATTTGGAGCGGTTCATCGAAGAGCCGCGTCACATTGAGGTCCAGATCCTGGCCGACAGGCACGGCAATGTCGTTTATCTTGGGGAGCGCGACTGCTCGATCCAGCGGCGCCACCAAAAATTAGTTGAAGAATCACTTTCTCCGGTGGTTGACGATCGGACCCGCAAAAAACTGGGGGAAGCCTCGGTCCGGGCGGCAAAAGCGGTCAAGTACCACAGTGCCGGAACCATCGAGTACCTGTTCGACAAGAACGGCAATTTTTATTTTATGGAAATGAATACCCGCGTCCAGGTCGAGCATCCGGTGACCGAGATGATCACCAATGTTGATATTATCAAAGAGCAGATCATGATCGCGGACGGGGATCGGCTCAGGTTCCGCCAGGGCGACGTTAAATACCAGGGACACGCGATCGAATGCCGAATTAATGCTGAAGATCACACCCGCAATTTCATGCCGAGCCCGGGGGAGATCAGGGCTTATCATGCTCCCGGCGGGCCTGGTATCAGGGTCGACAGCCACGTTTATTCCGGCTATTATATCCAGCCGCACTACGACTCTCTCGTCGCCAAACTGATCGCCTGGGGGAAAACCAGGACGGAAGCGATCCAGCGGATGGAGCGGGCCTTAGACGAGTACGTTATCGTCGGCATTCACACCACGATCCCTTTTCACCTGAAAGTCTTGCGCAATGAAGCTTTCAAAAGAGGGGAAGCGACCACCAAGTTTATCGAAGAGCATTTCGGGAGCTGA
- the scpB gene encoding SMC-Scp complex subunit ScpB, giving the protein METAENIGEQAAVALDRSKIKSIIESVLFVARKPLSPDQLAEVLELSQEVFLPALEELLTEYQARGIMIFSVAGGYLMGTNADNAEYVQKVLRPKVETTLSTQALDTLAVIAYKQPVTRGEVERVRGVNADYIMDTLISKRLIKEAGRSEALGHPYIYVTTENFLRHFGLKDLSELPPLPFDINETPVDYRSVLPEEQAETPVEAQPVNEPGPDEPLTIITGEETIA; this is encoded by the coding sequence ATGGAAACAGCTGAAAATATTGGTGAGCAAGCGGCCGTAGCCCTTGACCGGTCAAAGATCAAAAGCATTATTGAGTCGGTCCTGTTTGTCGCCCGCAAGCCGTTGTCACCGGACCAGCTGGCGGAAGTATTGGAGCTTTCTCAAGAAGTTTTCCTTCCGGCCCTGGAAGAATTGCTGACTGAATATCAGGCCAGAGGAATTATGATCTTTTCGGTGGCCGGTGGTTACTTAATGGGGACGAACGCCGATAACGCCGAATATGTGCAAAAGGTCCTCCGTCCCAAAGTTGAAACCACCCTGTCGACTCAGGCGCTCGATACCTTGGCGGTGATCGCTTATAAACAACCGGTGACCAGAGGGGAAGTGGAGCGGGTCCGCGGGGTCAATGCCGATTACATTATGGATACCTTGATCTCCAAGCGGCTGATCAAAGAAGCGGGGCGGAGCGAGGCGCTGGGCCATCCATATATATATGTTACGACCGAAAATTTTCTCCGCCATTTCGGCCTTAAGGACCTGTCGGAGCTGCCGCCGCTCCCGTTTGATATCAACGAAACTCCGGTCGATTATCGGTCGGTCTTGCCTGAAGAGCAGGCAGAAACGCCAGTTGAAGCGCAACCGGTCAACGAACCAGGGCCTGATGAGCCATTGACAATAATTACAGGAGAAGAAACTATCGCTTAA
- the ribE gene encoding 6,7-dimethyl-8-ribityllumazine synthase — MVKVIAGNLEASKLKFCLIVSRFNEMISKGLVGGAEDCLKRHGAKDENVTIVWVPGAFEMPLVAQKLAKNYDAVICLGAVVRGGTPHFEYVASEAAKGIAQVGLQTGVPVIFGVLTTDNLEQALERSGVKSNKGFAAAQSAIEMANLGKEI, encoded by the coding sequence ATGGTAAAAGTGATCGCCGGAAATCTGGAAGCAAGTAAACTTAAGTTTTGCCTGATCGTTTCCCGGTTCAATGAAATGATCTCGAAAGGATTGGTTGGAGGGGCGGAAGACTGCCTGAAGCGCCACGGAGCCAAAGACGAGAATGTGACCATTGTCTGGGTGCCGGGAGCGTTTGAAATGCCGTTGGTCGCGCAGAAGCTTGCCAAGAACTATGACGCGGTCATCTGCCTTGGCGCGGTGGTCAGGGGTGGAACGCCGCATTTTGAATATGTCGCTTCCGAAGCGGCCAAGGGGATCGCCCAGGTTGGCCTGCAGACCGGTGTCCCGGTGATCTTTGGCGTTTTGACGACTGACAACCTGGAGCAGGCGCTCGAGCGCTCCGGAGTCAAATCAAATAAAGGGTTTGCCGCCGCCCAATCAGCGATTGAAATGGCAAACCTGGGTAAGGAGATATAA
- a CDS encoding phosphotransferase, with protein MTYLQSYIGFNAPSLSVTARRNAGLPIWRNPDNYRIIGDANNRRLVVLDVEGRIKHGNAPVYRGFLISPETPFGHPCQPEPIFIKFPHGSEIGLYEWLEKEKETLTALIDIPRVPRFLAAGQADIIEYQRFGQDWHDWLKNGNQPPYPYKMPFIVISSVNGTAMNAFSDQTLKFVPSRQRLGWLTGTVLAGASELLARVHDHGIIHRDLKPAHILYDQEEQIVGLIDFGSSTRIADRPINGHFGTLAFFPPEYVFEPPEKEDPRIDAYSIGSTAFTLASGGGHIHYGERLPVDTVYNFVENIWAYRSAGVAELIKESNLPAELKETSFARYIFQLMHPDINQRPINMREIADNFRRIGAELG; from the coding sequence ATGACCTATCTTCAATCATATATTGGTTTTAACGCGCCAAGCCTATCGGTAACGGCCCGCAGGAACGCCGGCTTGCCCATTTGGCGCAACCCAGATAATTATAGAATAATTGGTGACGCCAATAACAGGCGGCTGGTTGTTCTTGACGTTGAAGGCCGGATCAAACATGGGAACGCTCCAGTTTATCGCGGTTTTTTGATATCGCCTGAAACACCTTTTGGCCATCCTTGTCAGCCTGAACCGATTTTCATCAAATTTCCTCACGGATCTGAAATCGGCCTCTATGAATGGTTGGAAAAAGAAAAAGAGACATTGACCGCCTTAATTGACATCCCCAGAGTACCGCGGTTTTTGGCCGCCGGACAAGCTGACATTATCGAATACCAGCGCTTTGGCCAGGATTGGCATGATTGGCTTAAAAATGGAAATCAACCTCCATATCCTTATAAAATGCCGTTTATCGTTATCTCTTCAGTAAATGGAACAGCAATGAACGCCTTTAGCGACCAAACCCTCAAATTTGTACCAAGCAGACAAAGGCTCGGTTGGTTGACTGGCACGGTGCTTGCCGGGGCGTCTGAACTGCTGGCCAGGGTCCATGATCACGGCATTATCCATCGAGACCTAAAACCCGCCCATATTCTATACGACCAGGAAGAACAGATAGTTGGCCTAATCGACTTCGGATCTTCAACCAGAATTGCCGACCGGCCAATAAACGGCCACTTCGGAACATTAGCTTTTTTCCCGCCTGAATATGTGTTTGAGCCGCCGGAGAAAGAAGATCCAAGGATCGATGCCTACTCAATAGGAAGCACCGCCTTCACCCTGGCTTCCGGCGGCGGACATATTCATTACGGGGAACGTTTACCGGTCGACACGGTATATAATTTTGTCGAAAATATCTGGGCGTATCGGAGCGCGGGGGTCGCGGAATTGATCAAAGAAAGCAATCTGCCGGCGGAACTAAAAGAGACCTCTTTTGCTCGCTATATTTTTCAATTGATGCATCCTGATATAAATCAACGGCCAATCAACATGCGCGAGATCGCCGATAATTTCAGAAGGATCGGGGCGGAGTTGGGCTGA
- a CDS encoding bifunctional 3,4-dihydroxy-2-butanone-4-phosphate synthase/GTP cyclohydrolase II: MNVKSKIKFNTIAEAIEDIRNGKLVVVVDDADRENEGDLVVAAEKITPELVNFMITHAKGLVCVPMTGDRADELELDQMVGNNREKLRTAFTVSVDAHHRFGVSTGISPSDRAKTIEVLINPRSKVNDLVKPGHIFPLRAVEGGVLRRAGHTEASVDLAKMAGLYPAAVICEIIHQDGSMARVPQLMEFARWHKLKIVTVADLISYRMNHEKLVRRISTVKLPTKHGEFSAVGYENILNGESHIALVKGKVKGKKDVLVRVHSECLTGDAFGSLRCDCGEQLAKALEKIEFCGLGVLLYMRQEGRGIGLKDKLRAYELQEQGYDTVEANEMLGFAPDLRDYGIGAQILCDLGLTSIKLLTNNPKKVVGLAGYGLKITQRLPLEVGSNKFNEKYLRTKSRKLGHLLEGVVKHGKSDRRKSGSK; encoded by the coding sequence ATGAACGTAAAATCTAAAATTAAATTCAATACAATTGCCGAAGCGATAGAAGATATCCGTAACGGAAAACTTGTCGTCGTGGTTGACGACGCCGACCGGGAGAACGAAGGTGACCTGGTCGTGGCGGCGGAAAAGATCACTCCGGAGCTTGTTAATTTTATGATCACTCATGCCAAAGGATTGGTTTGCGTTCCCATGACTGGCGACCGGGCCGACGAATTGGAACTTGACCAGATGGTCGGGAACAACCGGGAAAAACTCCGGACCGCCTTTACCGTGTCAGTTGACGCGCATCATCGCTTTGGGGTCTCGACCGGGATCTCCCCGTCGGACCGGGCAAAGACCATTGAAGTTCTGATCAATCCCAGATCAAAAGTGAACGACCTGGTTAAACCGGGCCATATCTTCCCATTGCGCGCTGTTGAAGGGGGGGTCCTGCGGCGGGCCGGGCATACCGAAGCTTCGGTCGACCTGGCCAAGATGGCCGGACTATATCCGGCCGCGGTCATTTGCGAGATCATTCATCAGGACGGCAGCATGGCGAGGGTCCCCCAGCTTATGGAATTTGCCCGCTGGCACAAGCTCAAGATCGTTACCGTTGCCGACCTGATCTCTTACCGGATGAACCACGAAAAGCTGGTCAGGCGGATCTCGACGGTAAAACTGCCGACCAAACATGGGGAGTTTTCGGCCGTGGGTTATGAGAACATCTTAAATGGCGAGAGCCATATTGCGTTGGTCAAGGGGAAAGTAAAAGGGAAAAAAGACGTCCTGGTCCGCGTTCATTCTGAATGTTTGACCGGCGACGCGTTTGGTTCGCTCCGCTGCGATTGCGGCGAGCAACTGGCCAAAGCTCTGGAAAAGATCGAATTTTGCGGCCTTGGGGTTTTGCTTTACATGAGACAGGAAGGGCGGGGAATAGGACTGAAGGACAAATTACGGGCGTACGAACTGCAGGAGCAGGGGTACGATACTGTTGAAGCGAACGAAATGCTTGGTTTTGCTCCTGACCTGCGCGATTACGGGATCGGGGCGCAGATCCTTTGTGACCTGGGCTTAACTTCGATCAAACTCTTGACCAATAACCCAAAAAAAGTTGTTGGTCTTGCGGGATACGGGCTAAAGATCACTCAACGACTGCCGCTTGAAGTGGGGTCAAATAAATTTAACGAAAAATACTTGCGGACAAAATCCCGCAAGCTGGGCCATTTATTAGAGGGGGTTGTTAAACATGGTAAAAGTGATCGCCGGAAATCTGGAAGCAAGTAA